Proteins from a genomic interval of Nocardia sp. BMG51109:
- a CDS encoding SDR family NAD(P)-dependent oxidoreductase, which yields MKTILITGATSGIGLAAACRIAAGGDRLVLVGRDPDRLASAADHVRASGAGAVDTQVCDIASQEAVRRLASAVLEHYSHLDVLANNAGGFFLRRDETGDGVEATFATDHLGGFLLTELLLDRLVHSAPARIVFTSSVMHYGTALDLDDLGCARGYSGQKAYSRSKLANVLYMRELARRLAGTGVTVNAFHPGAVSTGIWDFAPWFAKPVMAAAKRIFMVPAEEGGRRLAALATDPDLGAVTGCYFQKDRVRTPSRVARDDALGVRLTEVCANLVGLPTPSGTR from the coding sequence ATGAAGACGATCCTGATTACGGGGGCGACATCAGGCATCGGGTTGGCGGCGGCGTGCCGGATCGCCGCGGGGGGCGATCGATTGGTCCTGGTGGGCCGCGATCCGGACCGGCTCGCGAGCGCCGCGGACCACGTGCGCGCGTCGGGGGCCGGCGCGGTCGACACCCAGGTGTGCGATATCGCGTCGCAGGAGGCCGTGCGGCGGCTGGCGAGCGCGGTGCTGGAGCACTATTCGCACCTGGATGTGCTGGCGAACAACGCCGGCGGGTTCTTCCTGCGCCGCGACGAAACCGGGGACGGGGTGGAGGCCACCTTCGCCACCGATCACCTGGGCGGGTTCCTGCTCACCGAACTGCTGCTGGACCGGCTGGTGCACAGCGCGCCGGCGCGGATCGTGTTCACCTCGTCGGTGATGCACTACGGCACCGCCCTCGACCTCGACGATCTCGGCTGTGCGCGCGGATATTCCGGGCAGAAGGCCTACAGCCGCTCGAAGCTGGCGAACGTGCTCTACATGCGGGAGCTGGCGCGGCGGCTGGCGGGCACCGGGGTGACGGTCAACGCGTTCCATCCGGGTGCGGTGTCGACGGGGATCTGGGATTTCGCCCCCTGGTTCGCGAAACCGGTGATGGCCGCGGCGAAGCGGATCTTCATGGTTCCCGCGGAGGAGGGCGGGCGGCGATTGGCCGCGCTGGCGACAGATCCCGACCTCGGTGCGGTGACGGGCTGCTACTTCCAGAAGGATCGGGTGCGGACGCCGTCGCGGGTCGCTCGGGACGATGCGCTCGGCGTCCGGCTGACCGAGGTCTGCGCGAACCTGGTGGGTCTGCCGACACCGTCGGGGACACGCTAG
- a CDS encoding serine/threonine-protein kinase translates to MDGHLGATAPDPGADRAMATQTALSSLVALFAEKWQSGDNPPDLSEHLPAEAALRRTALIELIKVDLQERWQRSDGALRLADYSAQFPELAAAPLPPDLIYEEITARSHRDEIDLSEYEQDYPTQMARITEGFDVDGLRTTMLADPTALDALDTINPGATIDDFDLLLPLGHGAFARVFLARQRSLGRLVAVKISHDRGSEPQTLAQLDHDHIVRVFDQRQITDQHLKLMYMQYVPGGTLLGVLRLLRRTPPARRTGRLLLEAIDAAATTGGVLAPQPSATRAELERLSWPETVAWLGARLATALDYANHRGVLHRDIKPANVLLTADGQPKLADFNISFSRHLPGANPVAYFGGSLPYMSPEQLEACHPQRDTTAADLDTRSDLYALAVVLWELLTGRVPFDDGHAAGETEESLHAMIERRHRPVEPATTATLPEDCPTVLRHALLTCLSPEPDDRYATGTDLAQQLELSQDRAARDLVDPPEHSLRGRLKMRPMPVVTLSSLLGQLLGGLYLTSHNLILIRHELGADAAGQIARLGALAILIGYPAAIAVLLFWCRLVLLVPDGLRRGRQFDERVLAKARGDTLACGDRIAVVTFAGWLAAMGVFLAELHSLGTVPTGLAVHLIAANLVAAAVAVVYSFFPVTFFMLRWYYPGLVAAGHTTEADAARLHRLVRRSRVYLGVAASVPLVGVPAGLMFLSPQQQQAVLGTIVGLCVGGLFAFMIALRTFYALESDLTALDRIVSPHRHA, encoded by the coding sequence ATGGATGGTCACCTCGGCGCGACCGCACCCGATCCCGGGGCCGACCGCGCCATGGCAACGCAGACCGCGTTGTCGAGTCTGGTCGCGCTGTTTGCCGAAAAATGGCAGTCCGGCGACAATCCGCCCGACCTGTCCGAGCATCTGCCGGCCGAAGCGGCCCTGCGCCGCACCGCACTGATCGAACTGATCAAGGTCGACCTGCAAGAACGCTGGCAGCGCAGCGACGGCGCGCTGCGCCTGGCCGACTACAGCGCGCAGTTCCCGGAACTGGCCGCGGCCCCGCTCCCCCCGGATCTGATCTACGAGGAGATCACGGCCCGCAGCCACCGCGACGAGATCGACCTGAGCGAGTACGAGCAGGACTACCCCACCCAGATGGCCCGCATCACCGAGGGTTTCGACGTGGACGGCCTGCGCACCACCATGCTCGCCGACCCCACCGCGCTCGACGCCCTCGACACCATCAACCCCGGCGCCACCATCGACGACTTCGACCTGCTGCTGCCGCTCGGGCACGGCGCCTTCGCGCGCGTGTTCCTCGCCCGCCAGCGCTCCCTGGGCCGCCTCGTCGCCGTGAAGATCTCGCACGACCGCGGCAGCGAACCGCAGACCCTCGCCCAGCTCGACCACGACCACATCGTCCGCGTCTTCGACCAGCGCCAGATCACCGACCAGCACCTCAAACTCATGTACATGCAGTACGTGCCCGGCGGCACCCTGCTCGGCGTGCTGCGGCTACTGCGCCGCACGCCCCCCGCGCGGCGCACCGGACGGCTGCTGCTGGAGGCCATCGACGCGGCGGCCACCACCGGCGGCGTCCTCGCACCCCAGCCGTCGGCCACCCGCGCCGAACTGGAGCGGCTCAGCTGGCCGGAAACCGTGGCCTGGCTCGGCGCGCGCCTGGCCACCGCGCTGGACTACGCCAACCACCGCGGCGTGCTGCACCGCGACATCAAACCCGCCAACGTGCTGCTCACCGCCGACGGCCAGCCCAAACTCGCCGACTTCAACATCAGCTTCAGCCGGCACCTGCCCGGCGCCAACCCCGTCGCCTACTTCGGCGGCTCGCTGCCCTACATGTCGCCCGAACAGCTCGAGGCCTGCCACCCGCAGCGCGACACCACCGCCGCCGACCTCGACACCCGCAGCGACCTCTACGCGCTCGCCGTCGTGCTGTGGGAACTGCTCACCGGCCGCGTCCCCTTCGACGACGGCCACGCCGCCGGCGAGACCGAGGAATCGCTGCACGCGATGATCGAGCGCCGCCACCGCCCCGTCGAACCGGCCACCACGGCCACCCTGCCGGAGGACTGCCCGACGGTGCTGCGGCACGCCCTGCTGACCTGCCTGTCCCCCGAACCCGACGACCGCTACGCCACCGGCACCGACCTGGCCCAACAGCTCGAACTGAGCCAGGACCGGGCCGCCCGCGACCTGGTGGATCCCCCGGAACACAGCCTGCGTGGCCGCCTCAAGATGCGGCCCATGCCGGTGGTGACGCTGTCCAGCCTGCTGGGCCAGCTGCTCGGCGGGCTCTACCTGACCTCGCACAACCTCATCCTGATCCGCCACGAGCTCGGCGCCGACGCCGCCGGGCAGATCGCCCGGCTCGGTGCCCTCGCCATCCTCATCGGATACCCGGCGGCCATCGCCGTACTGCTGTTCTGGTGCCGGCTGGTACTGCTCGTCCCCGACGGGCTGCGGCGAGGCAGGCAGTTCGACGAACGGGTACTGGCCAAGGCGCGCGGCGATACCCTCGCCTGCGGCGACCGCATCGCGGTGGTGACCTTCGCCGGATGGCTCGCCGCCATGGGCGTCTTCCTGGCCGAACTGCACTCCCTCGGCACGGTGCCGACAGGGCTGGCGGTGCACCTGATCGCCGCGAACCTGGTGGCCGCCGCGGTCGCCGTCGTCTACAGCTTCTTCCCGGTCACCTTCTTCATGCTGCGGTGGTATTACCCGGGCCTCGTCGCCGCGGGGCACACCACCGAGGCCGACGCCGCGCGGCTGCACCGGCTCGTGCGCCGCAGCCGCGTGTATCTCGGTGTGGCGGCCTCGGTTCCGCTGGTCGGGGTGCCGGCCGGGCTGATGTTCCTGTCCCCGCAACAGCAGCAGGCGGTGCTGGGCACGATCGTAGGACTGTGCGTCGGCGGACTTTTCGCGTTCATGATCGCCCTGCGCACCTTCTACGCCCTGGAATCCGACCTCACCGCGCTCGACCGGATCGTGAGCCCGCACCGCCACGCATGA
- a CDS encoding peptidylprolyl isomerase encodes MTKVLLNTSAGDITLELDESKAPKTVANFLDYVKSGHYDGTIFHRVIPSFMVQGGGLTADMQQKPAPNRVENEAANGLRNDKYTVAMARTSDPHSASAQFFINTSNNDFLNYPGQDGWGYAVFGRVADGSDVVDSINGVRTGSRAGHQDVPVEPITILSAQLA; translated from the coding sequence ATGACCAAAGTGCTGCTGAATACCTCAGCCGGGGACATCACTCTCGAACTGGACGAGTCGAAGGCGCCGAAGACGGTGGCGAACTTCCTGGACTACGTGAAGTCCGGTCATTACGACGGGACCATCTTCCACCGGGTGATTCCGAGCTTCATGGTGCAGGGCGGCGGGCTGACCGCGGACATGCAGCAGAAGCCGGCGCCGAACCGAGTGGAGAACGAGGCGGCCAACGGGCTGCGCAACGACAAGTACACGGTGGCTATGGCGCGCACCTCCGATCCGCATTCGGCGAGCGCGCAGTTCTTCATCAACACCTCGAACAACGATTTCCTGAACTACCCGGGCCAGGACGGCTGGGGCTACGCGGTGTTCGGCCGCGTCGCGGACGGTTCCGATGTGGTGGACTCGATCAACGGTGTGCGGACCGGGTCGCGGGCCGGCCACCAGGACGTGCCGGTCGAGCCGATCACCATCCTGTCGGCTCAGCTGGCCTGA
- a CDS encoding Fur family transcriptional regulator has translation MSSKSDFERLIRGTALRVTAPRVAVLEVVHDNPHSDTDTILGLVRESLGTVSHQAVYDVLRALTEAGLIRRIQPMGSVARYETRVGDNHHHVVCRGCGAIADVDCAVGDAPCLTASNDNGFALDEAEVIYWGRCPDCSTTPTRSQP, from the coding sequence GTGTCCAGCAAGTCGGACTTCGAGCGCCTGATCCGCGGCACCGCGCTGCGAGTCACGGCGCCGCGCGTGGCCGTGCTCGAGGTGGTGCACGACAACCCGCATTCGGATACCGACACCATCCTCGGCCTGGTCCGCGAAAGCCTCGGCACCGTCTCCCACCAGGCGGTCTACGACGTGCTGCGAGCGCTGACCGAGGCCGGCCTGATCCGGCGCATCCAGCCGATGGGTTCGGTGGCGCGCTACGAGACGCGGGTCGGCGACAACCACCACCACGTCGTATGCCGCGGCTGCGGCGCCATCGCCGACGTCGACTGCGCCGTCGGCGACGCCCCCTGCCTGACCGCCTCGAACGACAACGGCTTCGCCCTCGACGAGGCCGAGGTCATCTACTGGGGCCGCTGCCCCGACTGCTCGACCACCCCGACGCGATCACAGCCGTGA
- a CDS encoding P1 family peptidase, which translates to MGLEISGVRVGHWTDTAGQTGCTVVTLPPGTVASCEVRGGAPASRELDALAPDKTVVEVDAIVLTGGSAFGLAAADGVMRYLEEQGRGVLTPAGRVPIAPTLALFDLSVGDATARPTAESGYAAAQDVSGDQRLHGRIGAGAGAYTSHWRGPDGRRPGGLAYAQRRLGDLVVGALCVVNAFGDIDDGRGEVSLDAVALLTQPFDFAESRTHTTIGAVVTNARLDKPSCRIVAQGAHDGLSRALTPPHTRFDGDGFIAAATGEVDTHVDVVRLMALAAVTDVIRSVAVES; encoded by the coding sequence ATGGGTCTCGAGATTTCCGGTGTGCGCGTGGGGCACTGGACCGACACCGCCGGGCAGACCGGCTGCACGGTCGTCACGCTGCCACCGGGCACGGTCGCCTCCTGTGAGGTGCGCGGCGGTGCTCCGGCGTCCCGCGAACTCGACGCGCTGGCGCCGGACAAGACGGTGGTCGAGGTCGACGCCATCGTGCTGACCGGCGGTTCGGCATTCGGCCTCGCCGCGGCCGACGGGGTGATGCGCTACCTCGAGGAGCAGGGTCGCGGCGTGCTTACTCCGGCCGGGCGGGTGCCGATCGCGCCCACCCTGGCGCTGTTCGATCTGAGTGTCGGCGACGCGACCGCCCGGCCCACCGCGGAGTCGGGATATGCCGCGGCCCAGGATGTTTCGGGAGATCAGCGGCTGCACGGGCGGATCGGCGCCGGAGCCGGGGCCTACACCTCGCACTGGCGCGGCCCGGACGGCCGCCGGCCCGGGGGACTGGCGTATGCGCAACGGCGCCTGGGGGATCTGGTGGTGGGTGCGTTGTGCGTCGTGAACGCCTTCGGCGATATCGACGACGGCCGCGGCGAGGTCTCCCTCGACGCGGTCGCGCTGCTGACCCAGCCGTTCGACTTCGCCGAATCCCGCACGCACACCACCATCGGCGCCGTCGTCACGAATGCGCGGCTGGACAAACCGTCGTGCCGGATCGTCGCGCAGGGCGCCCACGACGGCCTCTCGCGGGCGCTCACTCCGCCGCACACGCGTTTCGACGGTGACGGTTTCATCGCCGCCGCGACCGGCGAGGTCGACACGCACGTCGATGTGGTTCGCCTGATGGCCCTGGCCGCGGTCACCGACGTGATCCGGTCGGTCGCCGTCGAATCCTGA
- the katG gene encoding catalase/peroxidase HPI, translated as MSEEHPPIGEANTEPAANGCPVVTGRLKYPTEGGSNRDWWPNQLNLKILQKNPPVADPMGADFDYAKEFATLDLSAVKRDIEEVMTTSQSWWPADFGHYGPLFIRMAWHAAGTYRINDGRGGAGAGMQRFAPLNSWPDNGSLDKARRLLWPVKQKYGRTLSWADLIVYAGNVALESMGFQTFGFAGGRADQWEPEEDVYWGPEHIWLNDERYSGDRDLENPLAAVQMGLIYVNPEGPNGNPDPQRAAVDIRETFRRMAMNDVETAALIVGGHTFGKTHGNGNPDLVGPEPEAAPLEEQGLGWRNANGTGVGGDAVTSGLEGIWTATPTKWDNSFLETLYGYEWEISKSPAGAWQWIPKDGAGAGTVPDAHDPSKTHTPTMLTTDLAMREDPIYAQITRRWLDHPDELADEFAKAWYKLTHRDMGPKVRYLGPLVPEETLLWQDPIPAVSHDLIGAAEIADLKQRILSSGPTVPQLVSAAWAAASSFRGSDKRGGANGGRLRLEPQSGWEVNEPDELALVTRTLEGIAEAFNSAQTGNIRVSFADLVVLGGVAAVEKAAADAGFDVTVPFTPGRADATQDQTDVESFSALEPSADGFRNYLGKGNRLAAEYLLIDKANLLTLSTPEMTVLVGGLRVLGANYQQAPLGVFTSSPGSLTNDFFVNLLDMATKWEPSPADDGTYVGKDRATGEVKWTGSRVDLVFGSNSQLRAVAEVYATDDAKRKFVDDFVAAWDKVMNLDRFDLKK; from the coding sequence GTGTCTGAGGAACATCCGCCCATCGGAGAGGCCAACACGGAGCCGGCCGCGAACGGTTGCCCCGTGGTGACCGGTCGCCTCAAGTACCCCACCGAGGGCGGAAGCAACCGCGACTGGTGGCCCAATCAGCTCAACCTGAAGATCCTGCAGAAGAACCCGCCCGTCGCCGACCCCATGGGTGCGGACTTCGACTACGCGAAGGAGTTCGCCACCCTCGACCTGTCCGCCGTCAAGCGCGACATCGAAGAGGTCATGACGACCTCGCAGTCCTGGTGGCCCGCCGACTTCGGCCACTACGGCCCGCTGTTCATCCGGATGGCCTGGCATGCCGCGGGCACCTACCGGATCAACGACGGCCGCGGCGGCGCCGGCGCCGGCATGCAGCGGTTCGCCCCGCTCAACAGCTGGCCCGACAACGGCAGCCTGGACAAGGCGCGGCGGCTGCTGTGGCCGGTCAAGCAGAAGTACGGCCGCACGCTGTCGTGGGCCGACCTGATCGTCTACGCCGGCAACGTGGCCCTGGAGTCGATGGGCTTCCAGACCTTCGGCTTCGCCGGCGGCCGCGCCGATCAGTGGGAGCCCGAGGAGGACGTCTACTGGGGTCCCGAGCACATCTGGCTCAACGACGAGCGCTACAGCGGCGACCGTGATCTGGAGAACCCCCTGGCCGCGGTCCAGATGGGCCTGATCTACGTGAATCCCGAAGGCCCCAACGGCAATCCGGATCCGCAGCGGGCCGCCGTCGACATCCGCGAGACGTTCCGCCGGATGGCGATGAACGACGTCGAGACCGCCGCGCTGATCGTCGGCGGCCACACCTTCGGCAAGACGCACGGCAACGGCAACCCCGACCTCGTCGGCCCCGAACCCGAGGCCGCCCCGCTCGAGGAGCAGGGCCTCGGCTGGCGCAACGCCAACGGCACCGGCGTCGGCGGCGACGCGGTCACCAGCGGCCTCGAGGGCATCTGGACCGCCACACCGACCAAGTGGGACAACAGCTTCCTGGAAACCCTCTACGGCTACGAGTGGGAGATCTCCAAGAGCCCGGCCGGCGCCTGGCAGTGGATCCCGAAGGACGGCGCCGGGGCGGGCACCGTGCCCGACGCGCACGATCCGTCGAAGACCCACACCCCCACCATGCTGACCACCGACCTGGCCATGCGGGAGGACCCGATCTACGCGCAGATCACCCGGCGCTGGCTCGACCACCCCGACGAACTCGCCGACGAGTTCGCCAAGGCCTGGTACAAGCTGACCCACCGCGACATGGGTCCGAAGGTCCGCTACCTCGGCCCGCTGGTGCCCGAGGAGACCCTGCTGTGGCAGGACCCGATCCCCGCGGTGAGCCACGACCTGATCGGCGCCGCCGAGATCGCCGACCTGAAGCAGCGGATCCTGTCGTCGGGTCCGACCGTGCCGCAACTGGTTTCGGCCGCATGGGCCGCGGCCTCGTCGTTCCGCGGCAGCGATAAGCGCGGCGGCGCCAACGGCGGCCGCCTCCGCCTGGAACCGCAGAGCGGCTGGGAGGTCAACGAGCCCGACGAGCTCGCCCTGGTGACCCGCACGCTGGAGGGCATCGCCGAGGCGTTCAACTCCGCGCAGACCGGCAACATCCGGGTGTCGTTCGCCGACCTCGTCGTCCTCGGTGGCGTGGCGGCCGTCGAAAAGGCCGCCGCGGACGCCGGATTCGACGTCACGGTGCCGTTCACGCCGGGCCGCGCCGACGCCACGCAGGACCAGACCGACGTGGAGTCGTTCAGTGCGCTGGAGCCGTCGGCCGACGGCTTCCGCAACTATCTCGGCAAGGGCAACCGGCTGGCGGCCGAATACCTGCTCATCGACAAGGCCAACCTGCTGACACTCAGCACCCCCGAGATGACGGTGCTGGTCGGCGGCCTGCGCGTGCTGGGCGCGAACTACCAGCAGGCGCCGCTGGGCGTGTTCACCTCCTCCCCCGGGTCGTTGACCAACGACTTCTTCGTGAACCTGCTCGACATGGCCACCAAGTGGGAACCGTCGCCGGCCGACGACGGTACCTACGTCGGCAAGGACCGCGCCACCGGCGAGGTCAAGTGGACCGGCAGCCGCGTCGATCTGGTCTTCGGCTCGAACTCGCAGCTGCGGGCCGTGGCGGAGGTCTACGCGACCGACGACGCCAAGCGCAAGTTCGTCGACGACTTCGTCGCCGCCTGGGACAAGGTGATGAACCTCGACCGGTTCGACCTGAAGAAGTGA
- a CDS encoding fructosamine kinase family protein: MSDAAARVEELLGTPVRAISDHGRSHAWTLHRAAVADGHEVFVKAVDDDADPDAGRALHAEAAGLRWLGEGDAHGLVPAVSGADRRTLVLPWLAAAAPSAAAAEAFGRGLAALHRAAPDSYGAPWDGFIATVPQDNTPTTGEWGPWYAGRRLAPLLPAAARDLGGSGVRLIERVIAEIDALAGEPEPPGRIHGDLWSGNLLWTDRGVKVIDPAAHGGHRETDLAMLALFGTPHLDRILAAYQEAAPLKPGWRQRIPLHQLYPLLVHVVLFGGTYRGSAVAAAEAALRA; this comes from the coding sequence ATGAGCGATGCGGCGGCACGCGTGGAAGAACTCCTCGGCACGCCCGTGCGGGCGATCTCGGATCACGGGCGCAGCCACGCGTGGACGCTGCACCGCGCCGCCGTGGCCGACGGGCACGAGGTCTTCGTGAAAGCCGTTGACGACGACGCGGATCCGGATGCCGGCCGGGCCCTGCACGCCGAGGCGGCCGGGCTGCGCTGGCTGGGGGAGGGCGACGCCCATGGGCTGGTGCCGGCGGTGTCGGGCGCCGATCGGCGGACGCTGGTGCTCCCGTGGCTGGCCGCGGCGGCGCCGAGCGCTGCGGCCGCCGAGGCATTCGGCCGCGGGCTTGCGGCACTGCATCGAGCCGCGCCCGATTCCTACGGAGCGCCGTGGGACGGCTTCATCGCCACTGTCCCGCAGGACAATACGCCGACGACGGGGGAGTGGGGGCCGTGGTACGCCGGTCGGCGGCTGGCGCCGCTGCTCCCGGCGGCCGCACGGGATCTGGGCGGCAGCGGGGTGCGATTGATCGAACGGGTCATAGCCGAGATCGACGCACTGGCCGGCGAACCGGAACCACCCGGTCGTATCCACGGTGACCTGTGGTCCGGCAATCTCCTCTGGACGGACCGCGGGGTCAAGGTGATCGACCCCGCGGCGCACGGGGGCCATCGGGAAACCGATCTGGCCATGCTGGCCCTGTTCGGCACGCCGCACCTGGACCGGATCCTGGCCGCCTATCAGGAGGCCGCCCCGTTGAAACCCGGCTGGCGGCAACGTATCCCGCTGCATCAGCTGTATCCGCTGCTCGTGCACGTGGTGCTGTTCGGGGGCACGTATCGAGGGTCGGCCGTCGCCGCGGCGGAGGCGGCGTTGCGAGCCTGA
- a CDS encoding helix-turn-helix domain-containing protein, translated as MRTQTAGDLLRHWRVTRRLSQLELAGRAETSARHLSFIETGRSTPSRQLILHLSEQLEIPLRERNRVLLAAGYAPVYAEPGLDTPQMEPVRDAMRRILAGHDPHPALAVDMHWNMVDANASAGLFLQDVAAELLAPPVNALRLSLHPDGLAPRIRNLAEWRGHLFERLQRQIEITGSDHLRALLAEVRDYPGGEHPPGLPEPEQAVVPLRLCHNGTELAFLSAMTVFGTPMNVTVAELAIESFFPADPVTAAYLRDSMPLG; from the coding sequence GTGCGAACCCAGACCGCAGGCGACCTGCTCCGGCACTGGCGGGTCACCCGCCGCCTCAGCCAGCTCGAGCTGGCCGGGCGCGCCGAAACCTCGGCCCGCCACCTGAGCTTCATCGAAACCGGCCGCTCCACGCCGAGCAGGCAGCTGATCCTGCACCTGTCCGAGCAGCTGGAAATCCCCCTGCGCGAACGCAATCGGGTGCTGCTGGCCGCCGGCTACGCACCCGTCTACGCCGAACCCGGATTGGACACACCGCAGATGGAACCCGTGCGCGACGCCATGCGGCGGATCCTGGCCGGCCACGACCCGCATCCCGCGCTCGCGGTCGACATGCACTGGAACATGGTCGACGCCAACGCGAGCGCCGGGCTGTTCCTCCAGGACGTCGCGGCCGAGCTGCTGGCGCCGCCGGTCAACGCGTTGCGCCTGAGCCTGCATCCCGACGGCCTGGCTCCGCGCATCCGCAATCTCGCGGAGTGGCGCGGGCACCTGTTCGAGCGCCTGCAACGCCAGATCGAGATCACCGGTTCGGACCACCTCCGCGCGCTGCTGGCCGAGGTGCGCGACTATCCCGGCGGCGAGCATCCACCGGGCCTGCCCGAACCGGAACAGGCGGTGGTCCCGCTTCGCCTGTGCCACAACGGCACCGAACTCGCCTTCCTCAGCGCCATGACCGTTTTCGGTACCCCCATGAACGTCACCGTCGCCGAACTGGCGATCGAGTCGTTCTTCCCCGCCGATCCGGTCACCGCGGCATACCTGCGCGACAGCATGCCCCTCGGATAG
- a CDS encoding phosphoribosyltransferase: MSDREELSWELFGSASRELAEQVAGDGFDPDLILSIARGGLFVAGALGYALDVKNLHVMNVEFYTGVDQRLDLPVMLPPVPQAVDLAGARVLVADDVADTGATLKLVRDFCADKVAEVRCAVVYQKPRSEVDCEYVWKRTDRWINFPWSVLPPVTARDTHVFEA; the protein is encoded by the coding sequence ATGTCGGACCGGGAAGAGCTGTCCTGGGAGCTGTTCGGCTCGGCGAGCCGGGAACTGGCCGAACAGGTCGCCGGCGACGGGTTCGACCCCGACCTGATCCTGTCGATCGCCCGCGGCGGCCTATTCGTCGCCGGAGCGCTCGGCTACGCCCTCGACGTGAAGAACCTGCACGTGATGAACGTCGAGTTCTACACCGGCGTCGACCAGCGCCTGGACCTGCCGGTCATGCTGCCCCCGGTCCCCCAGGCCGTCGATCTGGCGGGTGCGCGCGTGCTGGTGGCCGACGACGTCGCCGACACCGGCGCCACCCTGAAACTGGTGCGCGACTTCTGCGCCGACAAGGTCGCCGAGGTGCGCTGCGCGGTGGTCTATCAGAAACCGCGTTCGGAGGTGGACTGCGAGTACGTGTGGAAACGCACCGACCGCTGGATCAACTTCCCCTGGTCGGTGCTGCCGCCGGTGACCGCCCGCGACACGCACGTCTTCGAGGCGTGA
- a CDS encoding VOC family protein — translation MDLLRIHHTAIIASDYERSRAFYVEILGLRVVDENYRAERRSYKLDLALPDGGQVELFSFPDPPVRPSRPEACGLRHLAFAVPDVAAAVAELRGRGVRTEELRVDEYTGKRFAFFFDPDDLPLELYEA, via the coding sequence ATGGACCTGCTGCGGATCCATCACACGGCGATCATCGCCTCGGACTACGAGCGGTCGAGGGCGTTCTACGTCGAGATCCTGGGGCTGCGGGTGGTGGACGAGAACTATCGGGCCGAACGGCGTTCGTACAAACTGGATCTCGCGCTTCCGGACGGCGGGCAGGTGGAGCTGTTCTCCTTCCCGGACCCGCCGGTCCGGCCGTCCCGGCCGGAGGCATGCGGGCTGCGGCATCTGGCGTTCGCGGTGCCGGATGTGGCCGCGGCCGTCGCCGAGCTGCGGGGGAGGGGAGTGCGCACCGAGGAGTTGCGGGTGGACGAGTACACGGGGAAGCGGTTCGCATTCTTCTTCGACCCGGACGACCTGCCGCTGGAGTTGTACGAGGCATGA
- a CDS encoding metal-dependent hydrolase: MLGHSHATSGALAWAGAAALLPLSVLTYPMLQDGELGTVDLLMGTFLTAGAALLPDADHPNGTISHVLGPITHTACRLISAVSGGHRHATHSLAFVVAAALGTWAGEHWLGRWFTLGLVFFLLALALRALNLCPPGEGFRSYFSVTVLAAAGTFAMDHWISDKPSWLPFSVGLGALAHLIGDCLTDRGCRLFWPLKLRTSVPIIDRTGNKVETWILSPLFVLGTLAVLWYIVTHKP, encoded by the coding sequence GTGCTAGGACATTCACATGCGACCAGTGGCGCGCTGGCGTGGGCGGGAGCCGCTGCGCTGCTACCACTTTCGGTACTCACCTACCCCATGCTCCAGGACGGCGAACTCGGCACCGTCGACCTGCTGATGGGCACATTCCTCACCGCGGGCGCCGCGCTGCTCCCGGACGCCGACCATCCCAACGGAACGATTTCGCATGTGCTGGGGCCGATTACACACACCGCCTGCCGCCTGATCTCCGCCGTGTCGGGTGGGCACCGCCACGCCACCCATTCCCTGGCCTTCGTCGTCGCGGCCGCCCTCGGCACCTGGGCCGGCGAACACTGGCTCGGCCGGTGGTTCACCCTCGGACTGGTGTTCTTCCTCCTGGCACTGGCGCTACGGGCGCTCAACCTGTGCCCACCGGGCGAGGGCTTCCGCTCCTACTTCTCGGTCACCGTGCTGGCCGCCGCCGGTACCTTCGCGATGGACCACTGGATCTCCGACAAGCCGTCCTGGCTGCCGTTCTCGGTGGGCCTGGGCGCGCTGGCCCACCTGATCGGCGACTGCCTCACCGACCGCGGCTGCCGCCTGTTCTGGCCGCTGAAGCTGCGCACCAGCGTCCCGATCATCGACCGCACCGGCAACAAGGTCGAAACCTGGATTCTGTCACCGCTTTTCGTGCTCGGCACGCTGGCCGTGCTCTGGTACATCGTCACCCACAAGCCCTGA